A genomic window from Flavobacterium azooxidireducens includes:
- the atpG gene encoding ATP synthase F1 subunit gamma, protein MANLKEIRNRISSVSSTMQITSAMKMVSAAKLKKAQDAITAMRPYAEKLTEILQSLSASMEGEIGGEFTTQREVKKVLIVAITSNRGLCGAFNTNVIKQVKVLADSYVGKKVDVVAIGKKGNDVLGKTCSVIANKSEVFDALTFDNVAAISELLTEKFISGDYDKIEIVYNQFKNAATQIVQTEQFLPLAPVVGAAVASSDYIFEPSKEEIVLTLIPKSLKTQLYKAIRDSFASEHGARMTAMHKATDNATELRNQLKLTYNKARQAAITNEILEIVGGAEALKG, encoded by the coding sequence ATGGCAAATTTAAAGGAAATCCGTAATAGAATTAGTTCCGTTTCATCCACGATGCAAATCACATCGGCGATGAAGATGGTTTCTGCCGCAAAGCTAAAAAAGGCACAAGATGCCATTACAGCCATGCGACCTTATGCCGAAAAATTAACCGAAATTCTACAAAGTTTAAGTGCTTCGATGGAAGGCGAAATTGGAGGAGAATTCACTACTCAACGTGAGGTAAAAAAGGTTTTAATTGTGGCCATCACTTCCAACAGAGGTTTGTGTGGTGCTTTTAATACCAACGTTATCAAACAAGTGAAAGTATTAGCCGATTCGTATGTTGGTAAAAAAGTAGATGTTGTTGCCATTGGTAAAAAAGGAAATGATGTTTTAGGTAAAACGTGTTCTGTTATTGCCAATAAAAGTGAAGTTTTTGATGCGTTGACTTTTGATAATGTAGCAGCTATTTCTGAATTATTAACAGAAAAATTCATTTCTGGCGATTACGATAAAATCGAAATTGTGTATAACCAATTCAAAAATGCGGCAACACAAATCGTTCAAACCGAACAATTTTTACCGTTAGCTCCGGTTGTTGGTGCAGCAGTAGCAAGTTCTGATTATATTTTTGAACCATCCAAAGAAGAAATTGTGTTAACATTGATTCCAAAATCATTAAAAACACAATTATACAAAGCCATTCGCGATTCATTTGCTTCTGAACACGGAGCTCGTATGACTGCAATGCACAAAGCAACGGATAACGCAACCGAATTGAGAAATCAATTGAAATTAACCTACAACAAAGCCCGTCAAGCAGCGATTACTAATGAAATTTTAGAAATTGTTGGTGGAGCAGAAGCGTTGAAAGGATAA
- a CDS encoding porin family protein translates to MKKTLQLLIILFLTNSYSQVVFEKGYFINNQNEKIECWIKNQDWINQPKQVEYKLSEDGKTEVTDFNQINSFQVYNTPHYYKKQVVNIDREKTSEGFNPKLEPVILKVLVEGKASLYEDVSTGLFFYKNENEEIKQLIFKRYENKDGKIIEDFVYRTELYNNVKCRDNSAEKLRKLKYKQKMFIDYFSDYNQCINGEYVDFLENKTKSKYVFRALAGGSINTGLKSDVSFSSTTGKRTLEHTNSDLSVNFLVGGEFEILLPYRKNKWALIFSLTYQGYKDQSTKRYNNVIGRTVTTEIPSAQTPVTTYFGYDIEFKSEYKYSFVELPVGVRYYFDLNNNSKLFVNASYGIILPLNRTENLSFEFTSSSAPSLTIDEPKSKFSSLAKIGGGYSFNEKYSVGLDYYIFRNISNVNTGTISVVASYKLFKKKLW, encoded by the coding sequence ATGAAAAAAACATTGCAATTATTAATCATTTTATTTTTAACAAACAGCTACAGTCAAGTTGTTTTTGAAAAAGGATATTTTATAAACAATCAAAATGAAAAAATTGAATGTTGGATAAAAAATCAAGATTGGATAAACCAACCAAAACAAGTTGAATATAAACTTTCTGAAGACGGTAAAACAGAAGTAACAGATTTTAACCAAATCAATTCGTTTCAAGTTTACAACACTCCTCATTATTATAAAAAACAAGTTGTAAATATTGATCGAGAAAAAACTAGTGAGGGTTTTAATCCGAAACTTGAACCAGTAATATTAAAAGTATTGGTAGAAGGAAAAGCTTCGTTATATGAAGATGTCTCTACTGGGTTGTTCTTTTATAAAAACGAAAATGAAGAAATAAAACAACTGATTTTTAAACGTTATGAAAATAAGGACGGTAAGATAATTGAAGATTTCGTTTATCGTACAGAATTATACAATAACGTAAAATGCCGAGATAATTCTGCCGAAAAACTACGTAAGTTAAAGTATAAACAAAAAATGTTTATTGATTATTTTTCAGATTATAATCAATGTATAAATGGAGAATATGTTGATTTTTTAGAAAATAAAACAAAATCTAAATACGTTTTTAGAGCATTAGCTGGTGGTTCAATTAACACCGGTCTAAAGTCTGATGTATCTTTTTCTTCAACCACCGGGAAAAGAACATTAGAACACACGAATTCTGATTTGTCTGTGAATTTTTTAGTTGGAGGTGAGTTTGAAATTCTTTTACCCTATCGCAAAAACAAATGGGCATTGATTTTTTCGCTAACTTATCAAGGCTACAAAGATCAATCTACCAAAAGGTACAATAATGTTATTGGACGAACAGTTACAACAGAAATACCTTCAGCTCAAACACCTGTAACAACCTATTTTGGTTATGATATAGAATTTAAAAGTGAGTATAAATACTCGTTTGTTGAACTTCCTGTTGGAGTAAGATATTATTTTGATTTGAATAATAATTCTAAATTATTCGTCAATGCATCATATGGTATTATTCTGCCTTTAAATAGAACTGAAAATTTAAGCTTTGAATTCACATCTAGTTCAGCACCATCACTAACTATTGACGAACCAAAATCAAAATTTTCTTCGTTAGCAAAAATCGGAGGAGGCTATTCATTTAATGAAAAATATAGTGTTGGATTAGATTATTATATATTCAGAAATATTTCAAATGTGAACACTGGTACAATTTCGGTTGTAGCTTCTTATAAATTATTTAAAAAAAAATTGTGGTAA
- a CDS encoding bactofilin family protein yields the protein MFKKDSKSYTDLLGKTNRIVEGTIIKGDISTSADFRLDGHLIGNFHSKGKIVIGPTGMVKGDIVCKNADIEGKFEGKIQVSEILSLKSKAIIHGEVICGKLAVEPGAEFSASCVMKPNVKTLPPQNESGSEEKTA from the coding sequence ATGTTTAAAAAAGACTCTAAATCATATACAGACTTACTTGGAAAAACGAATAGAATTGTAGAAGGAACCATTATAAAAGGTGATATTTCCACTTCTGCCGATTTTAGATTGGATGGTCACTTAATTGGAAATTTTCATTCAAAGGGAAAAATTGTGATAGGGCCAACTGGAATGGTAAAAGGTGATATTGTTTGCAAAAATGCCGATATCGAAGGTAAGTTTGAAGGCAAAATTCAAGTTTCGGAAATTTTAAGCCTAAAATCAAAAGCAATAATTCATGGTGAAGTGATTTGCGGAAAACTAGCAGTAGAACCCGGAGCAGAATTCAGTGCTTCCTGTGTCATGAAACCCAACGTGAAAACTTTACCACCACAAAATGAATCAGGATCCGAAGAAAAAACCGCTTAA
- the atpA gene encoding F0F1 ATP synthase subunit alpha, with amino-acid sequence MAEIKPAEISAILKKQLSGFESGASLEEVGTVLQVGDGIARVYGLSNAQYGELVQFDNGLEAIVLNLEEDNVGVVLLGPSTGIKEGSTVKRTQRIASLKVGEQMVGRVVDTLGNPIDGKGPIGGDLYEMPLERKAPGVIFRQPVTEPLQTGIKSIDAMIPVGRGQRELVIGDRQTGKTTVCIDTILNQKEFYDAGQPVFCIYVAIGQKASTVAGIAKTLEDKGAMAYTVIVAANASDPAPMQVYAPFAGAAIGEYFRDSGRPALIIYDDLSKQAVAYREVSLLLRRPPGREAYPGDVFYLHSRLLERAAKIIADDDIAKDMNDLPDSLRPIVRGGGSLTALPIIETQAGDVSAYIPTNVISITDGQIFLDGDLFNSGVRPAINVGISVSRVGGNAQIKSMKKVSGTLKLDQAQFRELEAFAKFGSDLDAVTLNVIEKGRRNVEILKQAVNDPYTVEDQVAIIYAGSKNLLRNVPVNKVKEFERDYIEYLNNKHRDTLNALKAGKFSDEITDVLDRSAKEVSAKYN; translated from the coding sequence ATGGCGGAAATTAAACCTGCTGAAATTTCAGCAATATTAAAAAAACAATTATCTGGTTTCGAATCAGGTGCATCGTTAGAAGAAGTAGGAACAGTACTTCAAGTGGGTGATGGTATTGCTCGTGTTTACGGCTTATCAAATGCTCAATACGGAGAGCTAGTACAATTCGACAACGGATTGGAAGCAATCGTATTAAACTTGGAAGAAGACAATGTTGGGGTAGTATTGTTAGGTCCTTCAACAGGTATTAAAGAGGGTTCTACCGTAAAAAGAACACAACGTATCGCTTCCCTAAAAGTAGGTGAGCAAATGGTAGGTCGTGTGGTTGATACATTAGGAAATCCAATCGATGGTAAAGGACCAATCGGCGGAGATCTTTATGAAATGCCATTGGAAAGAAAAGCTCCCGGAGTAATTTTCCGTCAACCGGTAACTGAACCGTTGCAAACAGGTATCAAATCAATTGATGCGATGATTCCGGTAGGAAGAGGTCAACGTGAGTTGGTTATTGGTGACCGTCAAACTGGTAAAACTACCGTTTGTATCGATACCATTTTAAATCAAAAAGAATTTTATGATGCAGGTCAACCTGTGTTTTGTATCTATGTAGCCATTGGACAAAAAGCGTCAACGGTTGCAGGAATCGCTAAAACATTAGAAGACAAAGGAGCAATGGCTTACACGGTTATCGTGGCAGCAAATGCTTCAGATCCTGCACCAATGCAAGTATATGCTCCATTTGCCGGAGCAGCGATCGGAGAATATTTCCGTGATTCAGGTCGTCCGGCTTTAATTATCTATGATGATTTGTCTAAACAAGCAGTTGCTTACCGTGAGGTTTCTCTTTTATTAAGAAGACCACCGGGACGTGAGGCTTATCCTGGAGACGTTTTCTACCTTCACTCAAGATTATTAGAAAGAGCAGCAAAAATTATTGCTGATGATGATATCGCTAAAGACATGAATGACTTACCGGATTCTTTACGTCCAATCGTAAGAGGTGGTGGTTCATTAACAGCTTTACCAATTATTGAAACACAAGCGGGTGACGTTTCTGCGTATATCCCAACCAACGTAATTTCGATTACAGATGGTCAGATTTTCTTGGATGGTGATTTATTTAACTCAGGGGTTCGTCCGGCAATTAACGTAGGTATTTCGGTATCACGTGTGGGAGGAAATGCTCAGATTAAATCAATGAAAAAAGTATCCGGTACGTTGAAATTGGATCAAGCTCAATTCCGTGAATTGGAAGCGTTTGCTAAATTTGGTTCAGATTTAGATGCCGTTACATTAAACGTAATTGAAAAAGGAAGAAGAAACGTTGAAATCTTGAAACAAGCTGTAAACGATCCGTATACAGTTGAAGATCAAGTTGCAATTATCTATGCAGGTTCTAAAAACTTGTTGAGAAATGTTCCTGTAAATAAAGTAAAAGAATTCGAAAGAGATTATATCGAATACTTGAACAACAAACACAGAGATACATTAAACGCTTTAAAGGCCGGTAAATTCTCAGATGAGATTACGGATGTTTTAGACCGTTCAGCGAAAGAAGTTTCAGCGAAATATAATTAA
- a CDS encoding prolyl oligopeptidase family serine peptidase has translation MKHFLLQTIILLSFYSVNSQNYPSTHKNTSSIEYHGKTFEDEYAWLEKMKIAETQNWIDLQNNITDSIFKTSNKEYNVANKIKDYDYLSTNALPTKKGNYFYMRYRKDKNLPAALFYRKNLNDDAVEIVNPYEITKNKNAYITGYYPSSNNNYLAYKLTPDGSDRQEIRFKQFHKSKDLEDVLINVKFSNVVWNKSLGVFYKKNSNQTAFAKDSTNQLYYHRINTSQNDDKLIFDTSESDNNFTFLNLKDTLFIIENIRENGFKNYYFSPIADEKITLNKFISNDESNFDFITYRKGKIYFSSDKYEWGDVRSFSILNRDDEKVIIPQLFNNLLLETRFLGDYIICKYKSAGDYILRIYNEEGVFLRKFDAPHNMNVEVEFYNSETKDLFVTFSSYVISYRNFKLNLETGKSQEYYNEYIRPKVTLFPLDYFVTTYSTFKSRDNKDIPITIVHKKGVKLDGSNPTLLKAYGGFRVVNTPRYDTGLLYFLEKGGVFAYAEIRGGGEKGRNWHNNGKGQKKINTFNDFIDAAEFLIKEQYTSNSKLAITGGSQGGLLVGVAMTQRPDLFKVAIPIVGIYDMTMFGKYTAGKYWFEEYGDPDNKEDFEKMMVYSPYHNIKNDVNYPTTLIITSENDDRVVASHSYKFAAKLQSRSSQKNPIYLKVEKDAGHSGKVSNYVDRVEKKADFYSFLLYHLK, from the coding sequence TTGAAACATTTCCTACTTCAAACAATAATTCTTCTAAGTTTTTATTCTGTAAATTCTCAGAACTATCCCAGCACGCACAAAAATACATCATCTATTGAATATCATGGTAAAACATTTGAAGATGAATATGCTTGGTTAGAAAAAATGAAGATTGCTGAAACTCAAAACTGGATTGATTTACAAAATAACATTACAGATTCAATCTTTAAGACATCAAACAAAGAATATAATGTAGCTAATAAAATAAAAGACTATGATTATTTATCTACCAATGCTCTGCCAACCAAAAAAGGGAATTATTTTTATATGCGATATAGAAAGGATAAAAACCTTCCTGCTGCCTTGTTTTATAGAAAAAACTTGAATGATGATGCTGTAGAGATTGTCAATCCGTATGAAATTACTAAAAACAAAAATGCCTATATAACTGGTTATTATCCATCTTCTAATAATAATTACCTTGCTTATAAATTAACCCCAGATGGAAGTGATCGGCAAGAAATAAGGTTTAAACAGTTTCATAAATCAAAAGATTTAGAAGACGTGCTCATTAACGTGAAATTTTCTAATGTAGTTTGGAATAAGAGTCTTGGCGTGTTTTATAAAAAAAACAGTAATCAAACAGCATTTGCAAAAGATTCTACTAATCAACTTTACTATCATCGAATAAACACCTCGCAAAATGATGATAAATTAATTTTTGACACTTCTGAAAGTGATAATAATTTTACTTTTCTAAACTTAAAAGACACTCTTTTTATCATTGAGAACATAAGAGAAAATGGTTTTAAAAACTATTATTTTTCTCCAATAGCAGATGAAAAAATTACCTTAAATAAGTTCATTAGTAATGATGAATCTAATTTTGATTTTATAACTTATAGAAAAGGAAAAATCTACTTTTCTTCTGACAAATATGAATGGGGAGACGTGCGATCATTTTCTATTTTAAACCGTGACGATGAAAAAGTTATCATTCCTCAACTCTTTAATAATTTATTATTGGAAACTCGTTTTTTGGGAGATTATATTATTTGTAAATATAAATCGGCAGGTGATTATATTTTAAGAATTTATAATGAAGAAGGGGTATTTCTACGAAAATTTGACGCTCCTCATAACATGAATGTAGAAGTAGAATTTTATAACAGTGAAACCAAGGATTTATTTGTTACATTTTCTTCCTATGTAATTTCGTATAGAAATTTTAAATTAAACCTTGAAACAGGAAAGTCACAAGAATATTATAATGAATACATTAGACCAAAGGTTACTTTGTTTCCATTGGATTATTTTGTTACAACTTATTCCACATTTAAAAGTCGAGATAACAAAGATATTCCCATCACAATTGTGCATAAAAAAGGTGTAAAATTAGACGGCTCAAATCCTACCTTATTAAAAGCTTATGGTGGTTTTAGAGTAGTAAACACTCCTCGTTATGATACCGGATTATTATATTTTCTTGAAAAAGGCGGTGTTTTTGCTTATGCAGAAATTCGCGGTGGTGGAGAAAAAGGACGAAACTGGCATAACAATGGCAAAGGTCAAAAGAAGATTAACACCTTTAATGATTTCATAGATGCTGCCGAATTTTTAATTAAGGAACAATATACTTCAAATTCAAAATTAGCAATAACAGGAGGTTCACAAGGAGGTTTATTGGTAGGAGTTGCGATGACACAACGCCCTGATTTATTTAAAGTAGCCATCCCAATTGTTGGTATTTATGATATGACCATGTTTGGAAAATATACTGCCGGAAAATATTGGTTTGAGGAATATGGAGATCCAGACAACAAAGAAGACTTTGAAAAAATGATGGTATATTCACCGTATCATAACATAAAAAATGATGTAAATTATCCTACAACATTGATTATTACCTCTGAAAATGATGACAGAGTTGTTGCTTCCCATTCTTATAAATTTGCTGCAAAATTGCAAAGCAGATCTTCACAAAAAAATCCAATTTATTTAAAAGTTGAAAAAGATGCTGGCCACTCTGGTAAAGTTTCAAATTATGTTGATAGAGTTGAAAAAAAGGCCGACTTCTATAGTTTCTTGCTATATCATTTAAAATAA
- the atpH gene encoding ATP synthase F1 subunit delta, whose amino-acid sequence MRMSRAAIRYAKAIIENAVSNGRADAVNQDMKLINETVNSNEELKLFLVSPVVKPEAKYDALSEIFASVQNDTKGLFLLLKENKRFEILGEIAEQYNAQHDVLNGIEVAKVTTAFPITPDLEAKVLAKIKEFSNKKITLINTVDPSIIGGFILRIGDQQYNASVANRLQQLKREFSN is encoded by the coding sequence ATCCGTATGTCAAGAGCAGCGATTAGATATGCCAAAGCAATTATAGAAAATGCTGTTTCCAACGGAAGAGCCGATGCAGTGAATCAAGATATGAAATTGATTAACGAAACGGTAAATTCTAATGAGGAATTAAAGCTTTTTTTAGTTAGTCCTGTTGTAAAACCGGAAGCAAAATACGATGCCTTGTCTGAAATTTTTGCATCCGTTCAAAACGATACCAAAGGATTATTTTTATTGCTGAAAGAAAACAAACGTTTCGAGATTTTAGGAGAAATCGCTGAGCAATATAATGCTCAACACGATGTGTTAAACGGAATTGAAGTGGCAAAAGTGACCACTGCTTTCCCAATCACTCCAGACTTAGAAGCGAAAGTTTTGGCAAAAATAAAAGAGTTTTCAAACAAGAAAATCACGTTAATCAACACAGTAGATCCATCCATCATTGGAGGATTTATTTTGAGAATTGGCGATCAACAATACAATGCTTCTGTGGCAAACAGATTGCAACAATTAAAGAGAGAATTTAGTAATTAA
- a CDS encoding AtpZ/AtpI family protein, translating to MNQDPKKKPLNKWLVLMNIPFQMGVIIFAGVYFGNWLDEKQQNENSLYTIIFSLLAVFIALYNVIQQVKNLNKE from the coding sequence ATGAATCAGGATCCGAAGAAAAAACCGCTTAATAAATGGTTGGTTCTAATGAACATTCCGTTTCAAATGGGAGTCATTATTTTTGCAGGAGTTTATTTTGGTAATTGGCTCGACGAAAAACAACAAAACGAAAATTCACTTTATACTATTATTTTTTCATTGTTAGCTGTTTTTATAGCTTTGTACAATGTGATTCAACAAGTGAAAAATCTTAATAAAGAATAA
- the atpE gene encoding ATP synthase F0 subunit C, which yields MVLAGIGAGLAVIGAGIGIGKIGGSAMDAMARQPEAAGKIQTAMIIAAALIEGVALFAVVVALIAKAN from the coding sequence ATGGTATTAGCTGGAATCGGTGCTGGATTAGCTGTTATTGGAGCAGGAATCGGTATTGGAAAAATTGGTGGATCTGCTATGGACGCTATGGCAAGACAACCAGAAGCTGCTGGAAAAATTCAAACTGCTATGATTATTGCTGCTGCTCTTATTGAGGGTGTTGCACTTTTCGCAGTGGTTGTTGCTTTAATTGCTAAAGCAAACTAA
- a CDS encoding F0F1 ATP synthase subunit B, with protein sequence MNLTSPESLIFWTTIIFVVFFFLMKKFAWKPILGAVKSREESINNALAAAETAKLEMQNLTASNERLLAEARAERDAMMKEAREIKEKMINDAKSEAQTQGEKMIAQAKSAIESEKNAAMAELKNQVSTLSIEIAEKVLKSELANTEAQTKLVEKMLGDAKLN encoded by the coding sequence ATGAACTTAACTTCACCGGAAAGTTTAATTTTTTGGACAACGATCATCTTTGTGGTTTTCTTTTTCTTAATGAAAAAGTTTGCTTGGAAGCCTATTTTAGGAGCTGTTAAAAGCAGAGAAGAATCAATCAACAATGCATTAGCTGCTGCTGAAACAGCAAAATTAGAAATGCAAAACTTGACTGCTTCTAATGAACGTTTATTAGCCGAAGCCAGAGCAGAAAGAGATGCTATGATGAAAGAAGCTCGTGAAATCAAAGAAAAAATGATTAACGATGCAAAATCTGAAGCTCAAACGCAAGGCGAGAAAATGATTGCTCAAGCAAAATCAGCTATTGAAAGCGAGAAAAATGCAGCCATGGCCGAATTGAAAAATCAGGTTTCAACGTTGTCAATTGAGATTGCAGAAAAAGTATTAAAAAGCGAATTAGCCAACACAGAAGCTCAAACCAAATTGGTAGAGAAAATGTTAGGCGATGCTAAATTAAATTAA